One Dictyoglomus sp. NZ13-RE01 genomic window carries:
- a CDS encoding phosphoglycerate mutase gives MMEIFLIRHGETDWNREGRYQGRTDVPLNERGKRQAQVLAEFLYQEGISLIFSSSLKRAIETAKPLAEKLNLDIKIRDNWIEYDFGEWEGLTIGEVISKYPEISKTWVYNTEKAKIPGGEDFLSAYQRIEKEKEFLLSNFSNEKIAIFTHGAIIRIAISVFLEIKSLGVGRLTISSCSVNHFKTNRDNRLTLVKLNYLYPHEIFSDKINP, from the coding sequence ATGATGGAAATATTTCTTATAAGGCATGGTGAGACTGATTGGAATAGAGAGGGAAGATACCAAGGCAGGACTGATGTCCCTCTCAATGAAAGGGGAAAAAGACAAGCCCAAGTACTGGCAGAATTCCTTTATCAGGAAGGTATTTCTTTGATTTTTAGTAGTTCCCTAAAGAGAGCCATAGAGACAGCCAAACCCTTAGCAGAAAAACTAAATCTGGATATAAAAATTAGAGATAACTGGATTGAGTATGACTTTGGTGAGTGGGAAGGTTTAACTATAGGTGAAGTAATCTCAAAATATCCTGAAATAAGTAAAACTTGGGTTTACAATACAGAGAAGGCGAAAATCCCAGGAGGAGAAGATTTCTTATCCGCTTATCAAAGAATTGAAAAAGAAAAAGAATTCCTATTATCCAATTTCAGTAACGAGAAAATAGCCATATTCACTCATGGTGCAATAATAAGAATAGCTATCTCAGTATTTCTCGAGATAAAATCCCTTGGTGTAGGAAGGCTTACTATAAGTTCCTGCTCAGTAAATCATTTCAAGACAAATAGAGATAACCGTCTAACCTTGGTAAAATTAAATTACTTATACCCCCATGAAATATTTAGTGATAAAATAAATCCATGA
- a CDS encoding 2-oxoacid ferredoxin oxidoreductase (catalyzes the coenzyme A-dependent decarboxylation of 2-oxoacids, such as pyruvate and 2-oxoglutarate), producing the protein MNLNEYDNNQVPAWCPGCGNFSILKCIKRALSELNIPPYKVLMVSGIGQAAKAPHYFKCNLFNGLHGRDIPNAVGAKIANKDLIVICESGDGNTYGEGGNHLIHNIRRNVNIKVFVHNNQIYGLTKGQASPTSDVGMKTKVQPFGVLYPPLNPIALAITLGASFVARSFSGDEDHLTEMMKLAITHKGFALLDILQPCVTFNKVNTFGWYMERVYKLPEDYNPYDFKSAFEKALEWGDRIPIGVIYKNDRPTYEELLPQLDGEPLYRKINDPKEMLEKIIKDFV; encoded by the coding sequence GTGAATTTAAACGAGTATGATAATAATCAGGTTCCTGCTTGGTGTCCAGGATGTGGTAATTTTTCTATTTTAAAATGTATCAAAAGAGCTTTATCAGAGCTTAACATCCCTCCTTATAAGGTACTTATGGTTTCTGGAATTGGTCAAGCAGCAAAGGCTCCTCATTATTTTAAATGTAATCTTTTTAATGGATTGCATGGAAGAGATATTCCTAATGCTGTAGGTGCTAAGATTGCTAATAAAGATTTAATAGTAATATGCGAGTCAGGAGATGGCAATACCTATGGAGAGGGAGGAAACCATTTAATCCATAATATTAGAAGAAATGTTAACATAAAAGTTTTTGTGCATAATAATCAAATATATGGATTAACAAAAGGACAAGCATCCCCTACAAGTGATGTGGGAATGAAAACAAAGGTACAGCCCTTTGGTGTACTTTATCCACCTCTGAATCCTATAGCATTGGCAATTACTTTAGGAGCAAGTTTTGTAGCAAGGTCCTTCTCAGGAGATGAGGATCATCTAACAGAGATGATGAAGCTTGCAATCACCCATAAAGGTTTTGCTCTTTTGGATATACTTCAGCCTTGTGTAACTTTTAACAAAGTGAATACCTTTGGATGGTACATGGAGAGAGTTTACAAATTACCAGAAGATTACAATCCTTATGATTTTAAAAGTGCCTTTGAAAAGGCATTAGAGTGGGGGGATAGAATTCCAATTGGTGTAATTTATAAAAATGATAGACCAACTTATGAAGAACTTTTACCCCAATTAGATGGAGAACCATTGTATAGAAAGATAAATGATCCAAAAGAGATGCTTGAGAAAATTATAAAGGATTTTGTGTAG
- a CDS encoding NADH-quinone oxidoreductase subunit E has translation MPTKEEIIKSFPPTQDNILDILHALQNSNPYNYLTPEDILLCSQYLKLPYSYVEGIATFYSMFSLKPRGRFVIRLCDSPPCHLMGSESLLDFLREKLGIDVGETTRDRAFTLELTSCLGVCAVAPAMMINDEVYGNLTPEKVEKILEEKRGEL, from the coding sequence ATGCCTACCAAAGAAGAAATTATAAAAAGTTTTCCTCCTACCCAAGATAATATTTTAGATATTCTCCATGCTCTCCAAAATAGTAACCCTTACAATTATTTGACCCCAGAAGATATTTTACTTTGTTCCCAATACCTCAAATTGCCTTATAGCTATGTTGAAGGAATAGCTACTTTTTATTCCATGTTTAGCCTTAAGCCACGTGGCAGATTTGTAATAAGACTTTGTGATTCACCTCCTTGTCACCTAATGGGTTCTGAGTCTTTATTGGATTTTCTTAGAGAAAAACTGGGAATTGATGTAGGAGAAACTACAAGGGATAGAGCATTCACTTTGGAATTAACCAGTTGCTTAGGAGTATGTGCTGTTGCTCCTGCAATGATGATTAATGATGAGGTGTACGGTAATCTAACGCCTGAAAAGGTGGAGAAAATTTTAGAGGAAAAGAGGGGTGAACTATGA
- a CDS encoding ferredoxin encodes MRNKNIIITKEIDCQYCYKCLRNCPVKSIRFSRGKSYVLNDDCILCGVCIDVCPQQARTYISDLPRFSEIIQKPFLVSIAPSFFAHYDEPLKVLTFLRKLGATFIQETAVGADIVSFYYRKSFHENKNKSIITTSCPVVYNLAEKYYPKVINYLAPFLSPMNVHANFMKQYVGDYPIVFIGPCIAKKLDDEKVDVVLTFEELDKFISMEKVNINLLPETYPDPPYPNRGRFYPISGGINNTVGGNWENYLVLEGIDNIVKIFENIENFKTQFFIEASACFGGCIGGPAIRKDTSLFEKRQRILEFERRLSQLSGEIVNPEEVDLQIEREFFAKSKEIHVPPEKIEEVLREMGKTSPKKHLNCGACGYSSCREKAIAVVLGNAEKEMCITYLIDKVSSISNTIIERIPNIVIIYQNNKLLYLNPKGEEFFEDKMELIDYVLEEIESGKSYIELSIDNENYVFFVKFFNLPQSHGKVALLIDVTAEKQKDERLKNLKKEALEKIEEVINRQMYLAQEISSILGESIAETKSYFLKFKNFLEEDVDL; translated from the coding sequence ATGAGGAACAAAAATATAATTATTACAAAGGAGATTGATTGCCAATATTGCTATAAATGCTTAAGAAATTGCCCAGTTAAATCTATAAGGTTTAGCAGGGGAAAGTCTTATGTTTTAAATGATGACTGCATACTATGTGGTGTGTGTATAGATGTATGTCCTCAACAAGCAAGAACTTACATTTCAGATTTACCAAGATTTTCCGAAATTATTCAGAAACCTTTTTTAGTCTCTATAGCTCCTTCCTTTTTTGCTCATTATGATGAGCCTTTGAAAGTTCTTACTTTTTTAAGAAAACTTGGAGCTACTTTTATTCAGGAGACTGCTGTTGGTGCTGACATAGTATCTTTCTATTATAGAAAAAGTTTTCATGAAAATAAGAATAAGTCTATTATTACCACTTCATGCCCTGTAGTTTATAATCTTGCTGAGAAGTATTATCCAAAGGTTATTAATTATCTTGCCCCTTTTCTTTCTCCAATGAATGTACATGCAAATTTTATGAAACAATATGTAGGAGATTATCCTATTGTTTTTATTGGACCATGCATAGCCAAAAAATTAGATGATGAAAAAGTAGATGTTGTATTAACTTTTGAAGAGCTGGATAAGTTTATTAGTATGGAAAAGGTAAATATCAATTTACTTCCTGAAACCTATCCTGATCCACCATATCCAAACAGAGGAAGATTTTATCCAATTAGTGGCGGTATTAATAATACTGTGGGAGGAAATTGGGAGAATTATTTAGTGTTGGAAGGTATAGATAATATTGTTAAGATATTTGAAAATATAGAAAATTTTAAAACTCAGTTTTTTATTGAAGCTTCTGCGTGTTTTGGAGGGTGTATTGGAGGTCCTGCTATTAGAAAAGATACCAGCCTTTTTGAAAAAAGACAGCGAATCCTTGAATTTGAAAGAAGATTATCCCAACTATCTGGAGAGATAGTTAATCCAGAAGAAGTTGATTTACAAATAGAAAGGGAATTCTTTGCAAAAAGTAAAGAGATTCATGTTCCACCAGAGAAGATTGAAGAAGTTTTAAGAGAGATGGGGAAAACTTCTCCTAAAAAACATCTTAATTGTGGGGCTTGTGGCTATTCGAGTTGTAGAGAAAAGGCAATTGCTGTTGTTTTGGGAAATGCAGAAAAAGAGATGTGTATTACCTACCTAATAGATAAGGTTTCTTCTATTAGTAATACAATTATTGAGAGAATTCCTAACATAGTGATTATTTACCAGAATAATAAGCTTCTTTATTTGAATCCGAAAGGCGAAGAATTTTTTGAAGATAAAATGGAGCTAATTGACTATGTTTTAGAGGAAATTGAAAGTGGGAAAAGTTATATTGAGCTATCTATTGATAATGAGAATTATGTATTTTTTGTAAAATTTTTTAATTTGCCACAAAGTCATGGTAAAGTGGCTCTTCTCATTGATGTTACTGCGGAGAAACAAAAGGATGAGAGACTGAAAAATTTAAAGAAAGAAGCCTTAGAAAAAATAGAAGAAGTAATTAATAGACAAATGTATCTTGCCCAAGAGATTTCCAGTATACTTGGAGAGTCTATAGCTGAAACTAAAAGTTATTTCCTAAAATTTAAAAATTTTCTTGAAGAAGATGTTGACTTGTAA
- a CDS encoding stage II sporulation protein yields MLTCKIYYAYKNKEGEEVCGDTIKIKRDEKKVAITVSDGLGSGIKASILSTLTASMATTMLFNNIPIEDTLKSILATLPVCKVRGISYANFVNLLFEREIDTLHIVEYEFPAVLFFRGNQYIPIPKDKQNILDKEIFYTNIQVEAGDIVFVMTDGVIQAGLGSKNYPLGFGLDNVKREIRNLLLHKIAPQEIVQYLIDKTKKLDFGLKGDDALVCSLYFRPYKQVNVLVGPPSSPDLDEMVVNKFINLIGSKVICGGTTAQIVSKYLNKEIRIDLHTISDDSPPIGIMEGIDLITEGIITLTQVFRFLDGQDSVLGYGARILLDLLLDADCINFMVGKAINPVYQNPLFCYDISIKVRIVEDIARILRNKGKLVSIEYF; encoded by the coding sequence ATGTTGACTTGTAAAATTTATTATGCCTACAAAAACAAAGAGGGAGAAGAAGTTTGTGGAGATACCATCAAGATAAAAAGGGATGAGAAGAAAGTTGCTATCACAGTATCTGATGGGCTTGGAAGTGGTATAAAGGCAAGTATATTATCAACTTTAACAGCTTCTATGGCAACAACAATGCTTTTTAACAATATACCTATTGAAGATACTTTAAAAAGCATATTGGCTACTCTCCCAGTTTGTAAAGTAAGAGGGATAAGTTATGCAAACTTTGTAAATCTTCTTTTTGAAAGAGAGATAGATACTTTACACATAGTAGAATACGAGTTTCCTGCGGTTTTATTTTTTAGGGGAAATCAATATATTCCAATTCCTAAGGATAAGCAGAATATATTAGATAAAGAAATTTTTTATACAAACATACAGGTTGAGGCTGGAGATATAGTTTTTGTTATGACGGATGGAGTAATACAAGCAGGATTAGGTTCTAAGAACTATCCTTTAGGTTTTGGTTTAGATAATGTAAAAAGGGAGATTAGAAATCTTCTTTTGCATAAGATAGCTCCTCAGGAGATTGTTCAATACTTGATAGATAAAACTAAAAAACTTGATTTTGGATTAAAGGGAGATGATGCTCTTGTATGCTCTTTGTATTTTAGACCATATAAACAGGTTAATGTTTTGGTTGGTCCCCCATCAAGTCCTGATCTCGATGAGATGGTAGTTAACAAGTTTATCAATTTAATAGGTTCAAAAGTAATATGTGGTGGTACAACTGCTCAAATAGTAAGTAAATATCTAAATAAAGAAATAAGAATTGATCTACATACAATATCGGACGATTCTCCTCCAATTGGTATTATGGAGGGCATAGATCTCATTACAGAAGGAATTATCACATTGACCCAGGTTTTTAGATTCTTGGATGGGCAGGATAGCGTATTAGGTTATGGGGCTCGGATCCTATTAGACTTACTGTTGGATGCAGATTGTATAAACTTTATGGTTGGAAAAGCCATTAATCCTGTATATCAAAATCCTCTCTTTTGTTATGACATATCCATAAAGGTTAGGATTGTTGAGGATATTGCAAGGATTTTAAGAAATAAAGGGAAATTGGTCTCTATAGAATATTTTTAA
- a CDS encoding NADH-quinone oxidoreductase subunit E → MKRSFVKVEEILKKHEYRQDNLIKILLDVQREYRYIPEEVINYISVALNLSPAKIYGVATFYAQFSLKPKGKYTILVCDGTACHMAGSTGLIEVIREELNIKPGEVTDDLLFSLDQVGCLGACALAPAMVINEEVYGNLNPEKVKEIIKNLKERERENA, encoded by the coding sequence ATAAAAAGAAGTTTTGTCAAAGTAGAAGAGATACTAAAAAAACATGAGTATCGTCAGGACAATCTCATAAAGATTCTTTTGGATGTGCAGAGGGAATATAGGTATATCCCAGAAGAGGTAATAAATTATATAAGTGTAGCTCTAAACCTGTCTCCAGCAAAAATTTATGGTGTTGCTACTTTTTATGCTCAATTTTCCTTAAAACCAAAGGGAAAATACACAATTCTTGTTTGCGATGGTACTGCTTGTCATATGGCTGGTTCAACAGGTTTGATCGAGGTTATTCGAGAAGAGCTAAACATAAAGCCAGGAGAGGTAACTGATGATCTGCTTTTTAGTTTGGATCAGGTAGGATGTCTTGGGGCATGTGCTTTGGCTCCTGCCATGGTTATAAATGAGGAAGTTTATGGGAATCTAAATCCAGAAAAAGTGAAAGAGATTATAAAAAATTTGAAAGAAAGGGAGAGGGAAAATGCTTAG
- the thiF gene encoding thiamine biosynthesis protein ThiF — protein sequence MNFDEMLFKYFKKEQLDKIKNTKVVIAGCGGLGSNVAVSLVRSGFCHLYLIDHDYVEISNLNRQAYFYDQIGLPKVIALKENLLRINKDINVLTFQEFINRENVYKLLSHGDIIVEAVDDKETKLLLLETAHMLNKKIVMANGVCGFGDVEKISIKRFKNTTIIGDFESDNSTIPPYAPKVSVVANMQCDEVLRIVLKDSNY from the coding sequence ATGAATTTTGATGAAATGTTATTTAAATACTTTAAAAAAGAGCAATTAGATAAGATAAAAAATACAAAGGTTGTTATTGCTGGTTGTGGTGGTCTTGGTTCTAATGTTGCTGTATCTTTAGTAAGATCTGGTTTTTGCCATTTATATCTAATTGATCATGATTATGTGGAGATTTCAAATCTAAATAGACAAGCTTATTTTTATGATCAAATTGGGCTTCCCAAGGTTATTGCCTTAAAAGAAAACCTTTTAAGGATTAATAAAGATATAAATGTTTTAACCTTTCAGGAGTTTATTAATAGGGAAAATGTTTATAAGCTACTATCTCATGGAGACATAATTGTGGAGGCTGTAGATGATAAGGAGACAAAGCTACTACTTTTAGAAACGGCACATATGTTAAACAAGAAAATTGTAATGGCAAATGGTGTTTGTGGTTTTGGGGATGTAGAGAAGATATCTATAAAAAGATTTAAAAATACTACTATCATTGGGGATTTTGAAAGTGACAATTCTACCATTCCTCCATATGCTCCAAAAGTCTCAGTTGTGGCTAATATGCAGTGTGATGAGGTTTTGAGAATTGTTTTAAAAGATTCTAATTATTAG
- a CDS encoding MerR family transcriptional regulator has protein sequence MTIKEVSEKYGISQDTLRYYEKIGLIPKVKRNKNGIREYSEDDCRWIEFIKCMRSAGIEIDALLKYVKLMQEGESTLEARKQILIEQRDKIIAQIEVMQRALEKLNNKIKNYDIMLSKFEKTLRK, from the coding sequence ATGACTATAAAGGAAGTAAGCGAAAAGTATGGAATCTCACAAGATACATTAAGATATTATGAGAAGATTGGGTTAATTCCTAAGGTAAAGAGGAATAAAAATGGCATAAGGGAATATTCCGAAGATGACTGCAGATGGATAGAATTTATAAAGTGTATGAGAAGCGCAGGAATTGAAATAGACGCTCTCCTAAAGTATGTGAAATTAATGCAAGAAGGAGAATCTACCTTAGAAGCAAGAAAGCAAATATTAATTGAGCAAAGAGATAAAATTATAGCCCAAATTGAGGTTATGCAAAGAGCCTTAGAAAAACTAAATAATAAAATAAAAAATTACGATATAATGTTATCAAAATTTGAAAAAACCCTAAGAAAATAG
- a CDS encoding WYL domain-containing protein yields the protein MSKRRPLIILYKIFEKIRDENYPSLDRLTKEISHEYGEISKRTIKRYLQTLRDEFNLPLEYSRKHGGYFFREKSNFPFPPLTEGEVLALILSANMFQQFQNTPLEEDFKNLLNKIVSIFPDNTTIDSKNLEMALSVSIHPIKLRVDINDVFKKVFKAIMDKKRIAIKYHSISTGEENLRKVDPYHIYNYEGVWYFCGYCHLRKEMRDFAMDRVKEIKILDERFEIPKDFNIKDYFKNAFRVYKGESERIKIKFDEFQAKWIKERIWHETQKIEDLGNGEVILEITANIDEVKRWVLSYGSHAEVLEPAKLREEIKKEIEKMNENYKS from the coding sequence ATGTCAAAAAGACGACCTCTTATTATATTGTATAAGATTTTTGAAAAAATTAGGGATGAAAACTATCCAAGCTTAGATAGATTAACAAAAGAAATTAGCCACGAATATGGAGAAATTAGCAAAAGAACCATCAAGAGATACTTACAAACCCTAAGAGATGAGTTTAATCTTCCTTTAGAATACAGTAGAAAACACGGAGGCTACTTTTTCCGTGAAAAAAGTAACTTTCCCTTTCCACCTCTTACAGAAGGAGAAGTTCTTGCTTTAATACTTAGTGCCAATATGTTTCAACAATTTCAAAATACACCTTTAGAAGAAGACTTTAAAAATCTTCTAAATAAGATAGTATCTATTTTCCCAGATAATACTACTATTGACTCAAAAAATTTAGAGATGGCTCTCTCTGTTTCTATACATCCTATTAAATTGAGAGTAGATATTAATGATGTCTTCAAAAAAGTATTTAAAGCAATTATGGATAAAAAAAGAATAGCAATTAAATATCACTCTATATCTACAGGTGAAGAGAATTTGAGGAAGGTAGATCCATACCATATATATAATTATGAGGGAGTATGGTATTTCTGCGGTTATTGCCATCTAAGAAAGGAAATGAGAGACTTTGCTATGGATAGAGTAAAAGAGATAAAAATTTTAGATGAAAGATTTGAAATACCCAAAGATTTCAACATTAAGGATTACTTCAAAAATGCCTTTAGAGTTTATAAAGGAGAAAGTGAAAGGATTAAAATTAAATTTGATGAATTTCAGGCAAAGTGGATTAAGGAAAGAATCTGGCATGAAACCCAAAAAATAGAAGATTTAGGAAATGGAGAGGTAATTTTGGAAATCACAGCAAATATCGATGAGGTAAAAAGGTGGGTATTAAGCTACGGATCTCATGCAGAAGTATTAGAACCAGCAAAATTAAGAGAAGAAATTAAGAAAGAAATTGAAAAAATGAATGAAAATTATAAAAGCTAA
- a CDS encoding NADH-quinone oxidoreductase subunit F: MTIPRSHVLISIDANTLLAGAKAVETALLEELRKRGLADEVSVIETGPLGVIGKGVVMVVYPEGVFYGNVKVEDIPELVEEHFIKGRPLKRLIISATPPTFIPKEEVGLTKKQERIVLKNSGVINPESIEEYIATGGFEGLAKALTEMSPEDVIKEVKDSGLRGRGGAGFPTGLKWEFTRKSPGDEKYILCNADEGEPGTFKDRLILEGDPFRIVEGMIIAGYAIGAKAGYIYIRGEYKLSIERMQKAINTAREYGLLGENILGTGFNFDIYIKKGAGAYICGEETALIESLEGKRGIPRIKPPYPVARGLWEKPTAVNNVETIANIPEIIRNGASWFRKFGTEKCPGTKVYTILGHVVNAGLIEVEMGTTLRDIIYKYGGGIQDGKKFKCALVGGAAGAFLGEEMLDVKMDFDNLKEYSAVLGSGAILVMNEDACIVDMLKSVLHFFKHESCGRCTPCRVGTKKLVDIIEKFASLEGTEEDLEEMRNISLVMKDTSFCPLGQSVHLPVNSALKYFRDEILNHSKEKYCPALRCKPKKVLVKE; the protein is encoded by the coding sequence ATGACTATACCAAGAAGCCATGTGCTTATTTCTATAGATGCTAATACTCTTCTTGCAGGAGCAAAGGCTGTAGAGACCGCTCTTCTTGAAGAGCTAAGGAAAAGAGGATTGGCGGATGAAGTGAGCGTAATTGAGACAGGTCCTTTAGGGGTTATTGGGAAAGGTGTAGTAATGGTGGTATATCCCGAGGGAGTATTTTATGGGAATGTAAAGGTTGAAGATATTCCAGAGCTTGTGGAAGAGCATTTTATAAAGGGAAGACCATTAAAAAGATTAATTATATCTGCCACTCCTCCTACTTTTATTCCTAAGGAGGAGGTAGGTCTAACAAAGAAACAGGAAAGAATAGTATTAAAAAATTCTGGAGTTATTAATCCTGAAAGTATAGAGGAGTATATTGCGACGGGAGGTTTTGAGGGGTTAGCAAAGGCACTAACAGAAATGTCTCCTGAAGATGTAATAAAGGAGGTGAAAGATTCAGGTCTTAGAGGGAGAGGTGGTGCAGGATTCCCCACAGGCTTAAAATGGGAGTTTACAAGAAAGTCTCCTGGTGATGAAAAGTATATACTATGCAATGCGGATGAAGGAGAGCCAGGAACCTTTAAAGATAGATTAATTTTAGAGGGCGATCCTTTTAGAATAGTTGAAGGTATGATTATTGCAGGTTATGCAATAGGAGCTAAAGCTGGATATATCTATATTAGAGGAGAGTATAAATTATCAATTGAAAGAATGCAAAAAGCAATAAATACTGCCAGAGAATACGGTCTTCTTGGAGAAAACATCTTAGGAACAGGATTTAATTTTGATATTTATATAAAGAAGGGCGCTGGAGCATATATATGTGGAGAAGAGACAGCCTTGATAGAATCCTTAGAAGGGAAGAGGGGAATTCCAAGAATTAAACCTCCTTATCCTGTAGCAAGAGGACTTTGGGAAAAGCCTACCGCCGTTAACAATGTGGAGACTATAGCAAATATTCCAGAGATAATTAGGAATGGTGCAAGTTGGTTTAGAAAGTTTGGTACTGAAAAATGTCCAGGTACAAAAGTGTATACCATATTGGGACATGTTGTTAATGCAGGTCTCATTGAAGTGGAGATGGGAACTACTCTAAGAGATATTATCTATAAGTATGGTGGTGGAATTCAGGATGGCAAGAAGTTTAAATGTGCTTTAGTAGGAGGAGCTGCAGGAGCCTTCTTAGGGGAAGAAATGTTAGATGTTAAAATGGATTTTGATAATTTAAAGGAGTATTCTGCTGTACTTGGCTCTGGAGCTATTTTGGTTATGAATGAGGATGCATGTATTGTAGATATGTTGAAGAGCGTACTTCACTTCTTCAAGCATGAATCTTGTGGAAGATGTACCCCTTGTAGAGTAGGAACTAAAAAACTGGTAGATATAATTGAGAAATTTGCTTCCCTTGAAGGAACAGAGGAAGATTTAGAAGAGATGAGAAATATTAGTTTGGTAATGAAAGATACTTCCTTCTGCCCTCTTGGACAATCCGTACATCTTCCTGTAAATTCAGCACTGAAATATTTTAGAGATGAGATTTTAAATCATTCAAAAGAAAAGTATTGCCCTGCTTTAAGGTGTAAACCTAAGAAGGTTTTGGTGAAGGAATAA
- a CDS encoding glycosyl transferase, producing MSILNFFYYLTGWIIFLNLRFIKEEKPSNHHTISVIIPARNEEHNIGKLLRSLMSQSYPIHEIIVVDDNSSDNTSQVVKSFQNVKLISLRKEPDNGWLGKPWACWNGYLHSKSEILIFIDADVELDSKAIESIVGTLEKNEGLISIWPYQRLEKPYEHLNFVFNMATVGSMVLIKFLKNKPIGAYGPLIATFRKDYEKVGGHFSVKDKVIEDVELGKLYMKHKLKVHNYLGNGIVKFRMYPKGLTQLYEGITKNIGRGVISAGFINFLVLFLWFTGIYSSIFSLIFDKQVFMYILYIIQLSIFNKKLGDYNILDNILYPFHFLFFLFIFFVSCIKTFFLRKVKWKGREIKV from the coding sequence ATTTCCATTTTGAATTTTTTTTATTATCTCACAGGTTGGATTATCTTCTTAAATCTCAGATTTATAAAAGAGGAAAAGCCCTCTAATCACCATACTATTTCCGTAATAATTCCTGCAAGAAACGAGGAGCACAACATCGGAAAATTGCTGAGGAGCCTAATGAGCCAATCATATCCAATCCATGAAATTATTGTAGTAGATGATAATAGTAGTGATAATACCTCTCAAGTTGTTAAGAGCTTTCAAAATGTAAAACTTATCTCTTTAAGAAAGGAACCTGATAATGGATGGCTTGGAAAACCATGGGCTTGTTGGAATGGATACTTACATTCAAAGAGTGAAATTTTAATTTTCATTGATGCAGACGTAGAATTAGATAGCAAAGCTATTGAAAGTATTGTAGGAACATTGGAAAAAAACGAAGGACTAATATCAATTTGGCCCTATCAAAGATTAGAGAAACCTTATGAACATTTAAATTTTGTCTTTAATATGGCTACAGTGGGGTCAATGGTTTTAATAAAGTTTCTTAAGAATAAACCAATAGGTGCTTATGGACCTTTAATAGCCACCTTTAGAAAAGATTATGAAAAAGTGGGTGGACACTTCTCCGTAAAAGATAAGGTTATTGAAGATGTAGAATTGGGAAAGCTCTACATGAAGCACAAATTGAAAGTTCATAATTATTTAGGAAATGGGATCGTCAAGTTTAGGATGTATCCAAAGGGATTAACCCAGCTATATGAAGGAATAACAAAAAATATAGGACGCGGAGTTATTTCTGCTGGTTTTATAAATTTTCTGGTTTTATTTCTATGGTTCACAGGAATATATTCCTCTATCTTCTCTTTAATTTTCGACAAACAGGTTTTTATGTATATTCTGTATATAATTCAACTTTCTATATTCAACAAAAAGTTAGGAGACTATAATATCTTAGATAATATTCTTTATCCTTTTCATTTTCTATTCTTCCTTTTTATTTTCTTTGTTTCATGTATAAAGACCTTTTTTCTTAGAAAGGTAAAATGGAAAGGAAGGGAGATAAAAGTATAA